One genomic window of Azospirillum sp. TSH58 includes the following:
- a CDS encoding RNA-binding protein produces MVGLSDRNEQTPANGDPDGLAAEGEALLPADLEKGPLRRCIATGAVQPKDGMIRFVVSPDGEIVPDLEERLPGRGLWLSGDKAAFTKAIAKNMFAKAARRAVRVPPDLAERLERLLERRCLDAFGLARRAGQALAGYEKVREALKTNQVGRAGPPYLLVEASDGSPDQRGKITALAPDMPVVDLFDAAAMAAALGRENAVHAVVARGKLAKGLARDSARLKGIKGFVAGSPPAGHVSNV; encoded by the coding sequence ATGGTTGGGCTGAGCGACAGGAACGAACAGACTCCGGCGAACGGTGACCCGGACGGCCTCGCGGCCGAAGGGGAGGCGCTGCTGCCGGCGGACCTGGAAAAGGGTCCGCTGCGGCGCTGCATCGCCACCGGTGCCGTGCAACCCAAAGACGGCATGATCCGTTTCGTGGTATCACCCGACGGCGAGATCGTGCCCGATCTGGAGGAACGGCTTCCGGGCCGCGGCCTCTGGCTGTCGGGGGACAAGGCGGCCTTCACGAAGGCCATCGCCAAGAACATGTTCGCCAAGGCGGCGCGGCGCGCGGTGCGCGTCCCGCCCGATCTGGCGGAGCGGCTGGAGAGGCTGCTGGAGCGGCGGTGCCTGGATGCCTTCGGGCTGGCGCGCCGGGCCGGGCAGGCTCTGGCCGGATACGAAAAGGTGCGCGAGGCGCTGAAGACCAATCAGGTCGGACGCGCCGGACCGCCCTATCTGCTGGTCGAGGCCAGCGATGGTTCGCCCGACCAGCGGGGCAAGATCACAGCGCTGGCGCCGGATATGCCGGTCGTGGACCTGTTCGACGCCGCGGCGATGGCCGCGGCACTGGGACGGGAAAACGCCGTGCATGCGGTGGTGGCGCGCGGGAAGCTGGCCAAGGGATTGGCACGCGACTCCGCGCGTCTCAAGGGTATCAAGGGCTTTGTCGCCGGCTCTCCGCCGGCCGGCCACGTAAGCAACGTCTGA